The DNA sequence GAGGTTGACTGAAAAGGTCTAATTATGAGGCACTGAAAAAGTATAAAACAACTTTTTCAGTGCCTTCTATTACCTTTTGAATCAACCTCTTAAGTCACTCTTTTTTTATTCGCATACGTACTATGGATAACTATTTATCTTCTAAGTGATGTAGGTCACCTAGTTGATGGCGCTGTTCAATTACTATAAAAGAAACAAGACAAAGGAGTGGAAAACATGGGGAGAGCAATGGAGAATCGAAAAGTCGATATTGATAAGAACGATGAAAAAAGGCCTTTAGTTGGTACGTGGTTTTCATTAGGAATAGTCGGTGTTTCGATTTTAGCAACTTACATCCTTTTAATAAGTATATATATGTTTCGATTATAAGGAGGAAATAAAATGAAAATGCATCTTGATGAAAAGATTTGGCTTATATTAAGTTTTGGGATGATTTTAGGCTTTATGTTATTTACTGGTTACCAAACATTCGTGTTAGGCATGGGTCCTCCTAGTAGTATGGAAACGATTGACCCACAAAATGTAGAAGAGACTGAACCTTTTAATAATCCAGGCATAACACAAATTGGAGAAAATGAGTATGAAGTCGTTATGATATTAGAGCTATTTATGTTCACGCCTGGAGATATAGAAATCCCAGCAGGTTCCACTGTCCATTTTACGATGACATCTAAAGATGTAACTCACGGGATTCAAGTTCCAGGTACGAACTTAAACGCGATGGTAACACCTGGTCATATTCAAAAAATCACACAAACGTTTCATGAACCTGGCGAGTATATCGTGCTTTGTAATGAATATTGCGGTATTGGACATCAGCATATGGCAACAACCATCACTGTGAAATAAGGGGGGAGCTTCGTGGAAGCAATTCATTCTATTAATCGTAAATCAACTAACGTTCTCGGTATAAGTCGGGAGGACGCTCTATTATCGAAATCATATTTAATCGTGGCGTTTACAGCATTACTACTTGGTGGCTCATTAGGCATCTTACAAGTACTTAATCGAGCTGGGCTTTTCGAATTACCACATTGGTTTGATTATTATCAAGTATTAACAGCACATGGTCTTCTATTAATACTCGTATTATCTGCATTTTTTACTATTGGTTATTTCTTTGCTGCTCATTCACACGCATTAGGAGGACTTTTGCCTAAAGTAAGAAAAATGGCTTGGATAGGCTTTGGAATGAAGATATTCGGCTTTGTTTTAGTTGTCATTCCAATAATTACTGGAGATGCTAGTGTCCTTTTTACCTTTTATCCTCCAATGGCAGCATCACCAATGTTTTACTTTGGGCTAGTATTTATCGTACTTGGGGTATGGATGTGTGCCTTTGCTTCTTTTCGTCAAGTAGCTATTTGGCGTAAAAACAATAAAGGAGAACATTTACCTATCATTTCCTATTTCGCTACAGGTGTATTTGTTCTACTCTTTTTCGGTAGTGTACCAGTTGCAATTGAAGTATTTATGATTATTCCATGGGTTCTAGAGTGGGTAGAAACTATTAATGTCATGCTTGCTAGAACATTGTTTTGGGCATTTGGTCATACTCTCGTAAACATTTGGTATTTAACAGCCATTTCAGCCTGGTATGTTGTTGTACCAAAGGTGATTGGTGGTAGGAGATTTAGCGACACATTAACACGAGTTGTTATTATTTTACTTGTCATTTTAAACATTCCAGGAGGGTTCCATCACCAAATCATTGATCCTGGGATTTCGGAATCTGTAAAGTTTTTACATGTCTTTATGAGTTTAGCTGTTGGCTTCCCTTCTTTAATGACTGCATATGCGATGTTTGCAACATTTGAAAGAACGTCTAGACGTAAGGGTGGAAAAGGTGTATTCGGTTGGATTAAAAAAATGCCGTGGGGAGACGTTCGCTTTCTTGCTCCTTTTTTAGCAATGCTTGCATTCATTCCCGGTGGAGCTGGTGGAATAGTACAAAGCACAAACCAATTAAACCAAGTCGTCCATAATACACTTTGGGTCGTCGGCCATTTTCACTTAACACTTGGAACAACTGTCGTCCTTACTTTCTTCGGGATTAGTTACTGGCTCGTGCCTTTTATCTCAAAACGAGTATTAACTCCATCTATTAATAAGTTAGGTGTTATCACTTCACTTTTATGGGCTATTGGTATGGCAATTATGGCTGGTTCCATGCATGTAGTAGGATTATTAGGCTCACCGCGGAGAACGTCCTATACAACATATGGAGATAACCTAACAGCACTTAGTTGGGATCCATATTTATTATTATTAGTCATTGGTGGTTTATTTCTACTAGTAGCTGGTGCTCTTCAAGTTTATGCAATCATTTACCTCATGTTCTTTGCACCTCAAGGGCAAACGGAATTTCCGATGGCTGATGTGGAGGAAGATGCAGTGAAAACACCATATTGGACAGAACGGTGGGGGATTATTATCTTTATTATGCTTTTAGTCATTGCAATGGGCTACGTCATACCGATAGTAGAATTTATCGTTCATGCACCGCCAGGATCCCCTCCTTTTAGAACATGGTAAGTGATAACGCCTTATAATAGGTAACTTATTTGTTTTTCGCAAGAGATAGCTCGTCAAGTGGGCTATCTCTTCCTATTAATCTATTTCTTAGGAAGTGACACATTTGAAAAAAATTCAACGAACTACCCTATCTTCTATTATCGTTCTTTTATTTGGATTCACGATTTTTTTTATTGGAACTGACGGCTTTAAAGCATTTACAGCTGAAACAGCAAGAGTAAATGCTTTAATTGATGCTAAACCATCCTTTCCTCAAGTGACATTAGAGGATAGCAACGGAAGAACGTATACACTGTCCGAGTTTGAAGGAAAATATGTGTTTATTACCTTTATTTACACTTCATGTGGAACGGTATGTCCGATGATGGAACTAAATATGAGAGATGTACTTCACGGAATTCCTAGTACGTATATCGGAAAAGATATTATATTTCTCAGTATTAGCTTTGATCCTGAACGAGACGATCCTGAAACACTTGATGCGTATAAAGACTATTTTAGTGCGGATGGTGAGTTGTGGAGAATGGCAAGAGTGAATAATGCGGAAGAATTGGACGCTTTATTAGAGACCTTCGGCGTTATCGTAATACCAGACGGTAGTGGTGACTTTTCGCATAACTCCGCATTTTATTTAGTAGATCAATCTGGAATCTTAATTGATGTCATGGACTACACTGATGTTGATACGGCTACTAAAAAACTATTAGACCTTTTAGAAAACGAAACGGAGGAAAAATAAATGTCACAAGTAAAAATCGGTATATTTTTGTTTTTTGTTTTGGCATTACCTCCTGTAACAAACTTACTAGAGTCCATCATGATTATTCATATGCATATGCAAATGCCCTTATTAATTATTTCAGGTTTCCTAATCGCACCAATATTTCAAAAAATGTTTCCACTGTTTTTTTCAAAATGGAATGAGAATGGAACACCAGGAATTTTATTATTCGTGTTAATCATGATATATTGGATGATTCCTAGAACAATGGATGATGCATTAACAAGTGACATTGTGCAATTATTCAAATTTATAAGCCTCACCTTCCTTGCTGGTGTCCCTTTAAGAGATAGTTGGAAAAAGATTACAAATAAAATAAAAACTTTTATCATTATCTTTTTTACAATAACTTTTTATGCAATGGGAATCGTTTATATATCATGGCCAGACCAACTTTGTAATAATTACTTAATTATTGAGCAAATAACTCTTGGTTGGGGGTTTATTACAATGGCAATATGTTCAACTATTTATCTTAGTTATACAGCCATAATAAATCCTGCAGAGTATGAATAAGTCTTGATGGAATGCTCGTTCCATCTCCTAGTGAAATTATACTTACTAATCAATAAGGATAATATGATATAATAGATAAAATTGAAGTGAAAGGAGGTAAATAATGAATACAAAAACAAATGATACACCTAGTTTGCAGCATATTAAAAGTGCATTGTATACTGTTAACCGCCACGCAAAGACGGCGTTAGATTCTCGTGAGTTATATTATTTAAAGAGGAAAACATTAAAGAAATTAGTTGAAGAGAACCTAGCAGAAAAAATATGCCTTGAATATAGTTTAAACCCAAGCAAAGGATTTCAAAGCTCTGTAGTACTTGTAAGAGTAGGTCATTCTAAAAGCAAGGAACCATTTTACTTTCATACAATAGCAGAAAAAAGTGATTTTAAGCTAGAGCACAAAGGTAAGATAAACCAATCCATCCAGAACCCTCGCGTCCAAATGGCGTTAGTAACTGCAAAAAGTATTCTTTATAAATACTTAGGAGAAACCCCAAAACAGAAAAAAACCTCTCATAAGAATAAAAATAAAAAGCTAGAAAGTGTATTCGTATCTTCCTATTTAGATGGGAGAAAAAGATTTTAAGAAAAAACTTGAGGGTGTCAAAGAGGTTGACTCAAAAGATCAAATTTTTACTTTTTAAGTCAACCTCCAAGCAATATACGGAGCAGCCCAATCTCTTAAAGCCTACTATAAGTGTCTATAGTTGGTGCAAGTGTAGCTTTTCTTAGGTCTTTTATATACTTATGGGCCCCAATCTTTTGTAACTCACATTACATAATACATGGCTCTTACTCGTTTTTTAAACCTCTACAATTAACAATTCCTCTGCTTGTTCTCCATATGTACCTTGCATAATTACGTTCCCATCTCTACCAACGGCTAACGAGCAACCTATCACCTTCCATTCATTCCATTCTCCACCTTTTATTACTCCAACATTACTTACCCCAATAACAGCCATGTGATATTTGTTTGCTAAGTTTTTATATGGGTCAACCCACTCTTGACCATAAGGCTCTTTTTCATTATTGTGATCTCGTCTAACAGCCCATGAGCAAGGAGACAACAGGATACGTGCACCCATTAAACCTATCGTATTCCCAATTGGATCATTTTCCGCACGAAGATCTGCACAAACTGCTAAACCAATTCTACCAAATTCAGTATCAATGACGTTCGTCCTATCACCGACAGAATAAACGTCAAGAGCAAAATCTAATTCATTAATTTTTCGATGCTTTAAAATAATTTCTCCTACATTAGAAATCATAATAGCCGTATTATAAAGATGATTTCCGCACCTTTCTGTTAAACCCACAACTACATGAATGTTTAGCTCTTTCGCAATATCACAAAACACGTCGCTGCAATATCCCGGTATCGGATAAGCCATATCCTTTGCACGAGGATATGTCCACCCTATGTCCATGCATTCAGGTAAAACGACAATGCTGCAACCTTTCGCTGCAGCTTCGCGAACCATCGTACAGGCGCGAGCTATATTTACATCTATTTGCCCAGCCTCAACTAACATTTGGATCATTCCAATTTTCACCTTATTTGTCATATGTACCTCCATAAACTGCGATTAAGATCCTTTACTTTCATATATCTCCAAGTAATAGTTAAACTTAACTGTTTTTTATTGATAATAATGGCCGATTGTGATTCCAATTTACACTGACTGAAAAGTCGAAGAATTTTGATAGATTCTCTCCAGTGAGCAATGTTTTAATATTTCCAGAAGCAAAAACTTGTCCTTGTTTTAATAATAGTATTTTATTAAATACAGGCAGAATTTCTTCAGCATAATGAGTAATAAAAATAATTGTTGGTCCATTTGGATTCTTTGCAATTTGGTCGATGGATTGTAGTAATTTTTCTCTTGCAATAAAATCTAGACCATTTGTCGGTTCGTCTAAAATGAGTAATGCAGGATCTGCCATTAAAGCACGAGCAATTAATACTCTCTGTTTTTCCCCTTGAGATAATGTTTCATAGTTACGATTTGCATGCGATAAGCACTCTAACTGCTCTAGCAAGGAAACTGCTTTTTTCCTCATGGCGTCAGTAGGCGTTTCGTATAGACCAATTGATGCGAAAGCACCACTAAGAACTACTTCGAATGCATTATCACCTAAATGAATCTTTTCTTGTAGGGAAGCTGATACAAAACCAATCTTCGAGCGGAGTTGTTCTGCTAAATACGTTTTTCCAAATTCCATTCCTAGAACAGTTACTTGGCCTTTTGTCGGAAAATAATAGGCATTTATCAAATTTAACAGTGCAGTTTTACCAGCCCCATTTAAGCCATAAACTGTCCAATGTTCTCCCTTATTTACGTGCCAAGTAATGTCTTGTAGCAGCCAATTCCCCTCTCGTTTTAAATAAACATTTTCCATCTTTAAAACCAAGCTATTCCCTCCTTCATAAGAAGAAACTTTATCAAAACCTGCCGTCTATTAAAATTAGATTTTCATAGTTATCGTAGCTTTAAACTGATTTTAAAACAAGATCTATGAATATTAGAGTGATAAAATATTTTGGCACTTTGATTTTTCTATTAAACATTGACTTTTTTTATTTCTGTTTTTAACTCCTTGTATACTCGATTACCTTCATAAAAGAACAACTTTATCGTTTCTGTAAGAATTTTTCTGTTTTCTGGTTCCATACTACTCACGATTTTGATTATTTCAACGATTTTTCTCCACTTATCTTGAGTCAAATCATCTATCGTTTTTACATTAGTTGTATCAAAAATAATAAACAATGCATCTACAAATTGACTTCGCTGT is a window from the Evansella cellulosilytica DSM 2522 genome containing:
- a CDS encoding carbon-nitrogen hydrolase family protein; translation: MTNKVKIGMIQMLVEAGQIDVNIARACTMVREAAAKGCSIVVLPECMDIGWTYPRAKDMAYPIPGYCSDVFCDIAKELNIHVVVGLTERCGNHLYNTAIMISNVGEIILKHRKINELDFALDVYSVGDRTNVIDTEFGRIGLAVCADLRAENDPIGNTIGLMGARILLSPCSWAVRRDHNNEKEPYGQEWVDPYKNLANKYHMAVIGVSNVGVIKGGEWNEWKVIGCSLAVGRDGNVIMQGTYGEQAEELLIVEV
- a CDS encoding cbb3-type cytochrome c oxidase subunit I; translated protein: MEAIHSINRKSTNVLGISREDALLSKSYLIVAFTALLLGGSLGILQVLNRAGLFELPHWFDYYQVLTAHGLLLILVLSAFFTIGYFFAAHSHALGGLLPKVRKMAWIGFGMKIFGFVLVVIPIITGDASVLFTFYPPMAASPMFYFGLVFIVLGVWMCAFASFRQVAIWRKNNKGEHLPIISYFATGVFVLLFFGSVPVAIEVFMIIPWVLEWVETINVMLARTLFWAFGHTLVNIWYLTAISAWYVVVPKVIGGRRFSDTLTRVVIILLVILNIPGGFHHQIIDPGISESVKFLHVFMSLAVGFPSLMTAYAMFATFERTSRRKGGKGVFGWIKKMPWGDVRFLAPFLAMLAFIPGGAGGIVQSTNQLNQVVHNTLWVVGHFHLTLGTTVVLTFFGISYWLVPFISKRVLTPSINKLGVITSLLWAIGMAIMAGSMHVVGLLGSPRRTSYTTYGDNLTALSWDPYLLLLVIGGLFLLVAGALQVYAIIYLMFFAPQGQTEFPMADVEEDAVKTPYWTERWGIIIFIMLLVIAMGYVIPIVEFIVHAPPGSPPFRTW
- a CDS encoding SCO family protein, translated to MKKIQRTTLSSIIVLLFGFTIFFIGTDGFKAFTAETARVNALIDAKPSFPQVTLEDSNGRTYTLSEFEGKYVFITFIYTSCGTVCPMMELNMRDVLHGIPSTYIGKDIIFLSISFDPERDDPETLDAYKDYFSADGELWRMARVNNAEELDALLETFGVIVIPDGSGDFSHNSAFYLVDQSGILIDVMDYTDVDTATKKLLDLLENETEEK
- a CDS encoding ABC transporter ATP-binding protein; translation: MVLKMENVYLKREGNWLLQDITWHVNKGEHWTVYGLNGAGKTALLNLINAYYFPTKGQVTVLGMEFGKTYLAEQLRSKIGFVSASLQEKIHLGDNAFEVVLSGAFASIGLYETPTDAMRKKAVSLLEQLECLSHANRNYETLSQGEKQRVLIARALMADPALLILDEPTNGLDFIAREKLLQSIDQIAKNPNGPTIIFITHYAEEILPVFNKILLLKQGQVFASGNIKTLLTGENLSKFFDFSVSVNWNHNRPLLSIKNS
- a CDS encoding YkyB family protein — translated: MNTKTNDTPSLQHIKSALYTVNRHAKTALDSRELYYLKRKTLKKLVEENLAEKICLEYSLNPSKGFQSSVVLVRVGHSKSKEPFYFHTIAEKSDFKLEHKGKINQSIQNPRVQMALVTAKSILYKYLGETPKQKKTSHKNKNKKLESVFVSSYLDGRKRF
- a CDS encoding cytochrome c oxidase subunit II, with protein sequence MKMHLDEKIWLILSFGMILGFMLFTGYQTFVLGMGPPSSMETIDPQNVEETEPFNNPGITQIGENEYEVVMILELFMFTPGDIEIPAGSTVHFTMTSKDVTHGIQVPGTNLNAMVTPGHIQKITQTFHEPGEYIVLCNEYCGIGHQHMATTITVK